In Sphingobacterium sp. PCS056, the following proteins share a genomic window:
- a CDS encoding MarR family winged helix-turn-helix transcriptional regulator yields MKDLLKLDNQLCFPLYALSREIIQRYRPHLDEIGLTYPQYLVLMVLWENDKQTVNQIGHKLLLDSGTLTPLLKRLEQKEIVLRQRSTVDERVVEISLTTIGIELKKKAKCIPEKLIQELEITQEEIDSIRSIADKILKLK; encoded by the coding sequence ATGAAAGATCTTTTAAAGTTGGACAACCAGCTCTGTTTTCCGCTCTATGCATTGAGTCGTGAAATCATACAGCGTTACCGCCCTCATCTTGATGAGATCGGACTCACCTATCCACAATACCTTGTATTGATGGTGTTGTGGGAAAATGATAAGCAGACAGTCAACCAGATCGGACACAAATTATTGTTGGATAGTGGTACACTGACTCCCTTACTAAAGCGTCTGGAGCAAAAGGAGATTGTCCTGAGACAACGCAGTACGGTAGATGAGCGAGTCGTTGAAATTTCCTTAACAACTATAGGGATTGAGTTAAAGAAAAAAGCAAAATGCATCCCAGAGAAATTAATTCAAGAACTGGAAATAACACAAGAAGAAATTGACTCTATACGCAGCATAGCGGACAAAATATTAAAATTAAAATAA
- a CDS encoding helix-turn-helix domain-containing protein yields MEKQVNADEFVERFMFGSLDHLKYMRSPVKIFRLSEIAPYIKFPTPPIFLGYNLLVHITEGYFKHQIGPKEYVVQAPAILMSNYGNISVIKSVDKSAKGHCILVNDAAMTSIFREQEILNIFNISPLHNLSAEDDHDLHQLFRLLYKELHTASPYKELFESLLKSALLKIIKLSATNKMLNRSQEIAMMFKQLVHKNFLKQKEIGFYADKLAVSPNYLNRCVSTVFKKSSKELILEVLVMHSQLLLFESTKSIADICYELDFSDPSYFSRIFKKIVGMSPTSYRNESK; encoded by the coding sequence ATGGAAAAACAAGTAAACGCAGATGAATTTGTAGAACGTTTTATGTTTGGTAGTTTAGACCACCTCAAATATATGCGTTCACCGGTAAAGATCTTTCGACTTAGCGAAATTGCACCCTATATTAAATTTCCAACTCCCCCCATTTTTCTAGGTTACAATTTACTAGTACACATTACCGAAGGCTATTTCAAGCACCAGATTGGTCCGAAGGAATATGTTGTCCAAGCGCCTGCTATCCTAATGAGTAACTATGGAAATATATCGGTGATCAAATCTGTAGACAAATCTGCCAAAGGACACTGTATATTGGTCAATGATGCCGCGATGACTTCCATATTCCGAGAGCAAGAAATCTTAAATATTTTTAATATTTCACCGTTGCATAACCTTTCCGCGGAGGATGATCATGACCTGCATCAACTCTTTAGGCTCCTTTACAAAGAACTTCACACCGCATCGCCGTATAAAGAGTTGTTTGAGAGTCTTTTAAAATCGGCATTATTAAAGATTATCAAGCTTTCTGCCACCAACAAGATGCTCAATCGTAGTCAAGAGATTGCCATGATGTTTAAACAGCTTGTCCACAAGAATTTTTTAAAACAGAAGGAGATTGGATTTTATGCCGATAAGCTCGCCGTATCCCCTAATTACTTAAACAGGTGTGTATCCACCGTATTTAAAAAATCATCCAAAGAGCTTATTCTAGAAGTATTGGTCATGCATAGCCAGTTGCTGCTATTCGAATCAACAAAAAGCATAGCCGACATTTGTTACGAATTAGACTTCTCCGATCCATCCTATTTTTCGCGAATCTTTAAGAAAATTGTAGGCATGTCGCCAACCTCTTATCGAAATGAATCCAAATAG
- a CDS encoding tetratricopeptide repeat protein: MPIDNPAYDKAFEYLENGHADSSFYYFNAAKQFFLEQGDSLFVAKCLINMSITQHEKADYFGAQETALQAIPFLNENKTEHHAFLSMNYNALGMATDDIKDYPRAISFYEQAIKYSNDPQNTLVYRNNLAFSLLNNKKLEEAQQIYTDIIQGTHKSPAEYARVLANLARIKWQQDPTYPAIHEYLISLKIRKQEKDFWGQNASLAFITDYYEKQNPDSALIFAKRRYAIAKTIKSPNDQILALKKLIKLSPSDSSKYYFEIYNSLNDSLQQARIAAKNQFTMIRYEVEKNKAENLILQKDNADKAYNISRQRMWTAGISIFSVVVIIGGTFWYKRRQERLQLEAQNRIKANQLNISRKIHDVVSNGLYRVMTEIENRENIDRDGIIDRLEMMYEKSRDISYETEVTKPEQQDYHIQIAELLKSFVTENRKVIIAGNDAEQWARIHVDIKEQITCILQELMVNMRKHSQATNVIIRFDWDVDVLRIYYSDNGVGMSESQVDGNGLRSIGNRIERLNGSITFINQEEKGVNIEVLMSIL, encoded by the coding sequence ATGCCTATCGATAACCCTGCTTATGACAAAGCTTTTGAATATTTGGAGAATGGACATGCAGATAGTTCGTTTTATTATTTTAATGCTGCTAAACAGTTTTTTTTAGAACAGGGTGATAGTTTGTTTGTCGCAAAGTGTCTAATTAATATGTCCATCACACAGCATGAAAAAGCTGATTATTTTGGGGCACAGGAAACAGCATTGCAGGCAATTCCTTTTCTAAATGAAAACAAAACCGAGCATCATGCTTTCTTGAGCATGAATTACAATGCACTTGGAATGGCTACAGATGATATAAAAGATTATCCACGTGCTATTTCTTTTTATGAACAGGCAATCAAATATTCGAATGATCCGCAAAACACATTGGTTTATCGCAATAATTTAGCATTTAGTCTTCTTAATAATAAAAAATTAGAAGAAGCTCAACAAATTTACACTGACATTATACAGGGAACCCATAAAAGCCCTGCTGAATACGCACGTGTATTAGCAAATCTTGCACGCATTAAATGGCAACAAGATCCAACTTATCCGGCTATTCATGAATATTTGATATCATTAAAAATCAGAAAACAAGAAAAAGATTTTTGGGGCCAAAATGCAAGTCTAGCTTTTATTACAGATTATTACGAAAAGCAAAATCCGGATTCAGCTCTTATTTTTGCCAAAAGAAGGTATGCTATCGCTAAAACAATAAAAAGTCCGAATGATCAAATTCTGGCATTGAAAAAATTAATTAAATTAAGTCCCAGTGATTCTTCAAAATACTATTTTGAGATTTATAATAGCCTAAACGACAGTCTACAGCAAGCACGGATTGCTGCTAAAAATCAGTTTACGATGATCCGTTATGAAGTGGAAAAGAATAAGGCAGAAAATCTAATTCTTCAAAAAGATAATGCCGATAAAGCTTATAATATCAGTCGCCAGCGTATGTGGACGGCAGGAATTTCCATATTTTCTGTGGTGGTGATTATTGGAGGAACATTTTGGTACAAAAGACGTCAGGAGCGACTTCAGCTGGAAGCTCAAAATAGAATCAAAGCCAATCAACTTAATATCTCCAGAAAAATTCATGATGTGGTGTCCAATGGATTGTATCGGGTAATGACGGAGATTGAAAATAGGGAGAATATCGATCGGGATGGTATAATCGACCGATTAGAAATGATGTACGAGAAATCACGTGATATTTCGTACGAAACCGAAGTAACGAAACCAGAACAACAGGATTATCATATCCAGATTGCTGAATTGCTTAAATCTTTTGTGACCGAAAACCGGAAAGTGATTATCGCAGGTAATGATGCCGAACAATGGGCGCGCATCCATGTCGATATCAAAGAGCAGATCACTTGTATATTACAAGAGTTGATGGTAAATATGCGCAAACATAGTCAAGCAACAAATGTGATCATTCGCTTTGATTGGGATGTTGATGTATTACGTATTTATTACAGCGATAATGGAGTTGGAATGTCCGAATCGCAAGTAGACGGAAATGGTTTAAGGAGTATTGGTAATCGTATTGAACGTTTAAATGGTAGTATTACCTTTATAAATCAAGAAGAAAAGGGGGTGAACATTGAAGTTTTAATGTCTATTCTTTAG
- a CDS encoding NAD(P)H-dependent oxidoreductase, with protein MTLIADLQWRHAAKAYDPTKKVSKEDIEKIVEAARLAPTSSGLQPFRIIVVESQEIREQLMAGALNPECMRDCSHLLVFAAWDQYTDERIDSIYNRTTEERDLPAGRFNSYTDMIKKLYASQTAEEHFIHTSKQSYIGLGLALAQAAELRVDSTPAEGFDNQVIDKVLDLASLGLKSVSLMYVGYRDEEKDWLAPMKKVRNPLEEFAIYK; from the coding sequence ATGACATTAATAGCAGATCTACAGTGGCGTCATGCTGCAAAAGCATATGACCCGACCAAGAAAGTAAGTAAAGAGGATATCGAAAAAATTGTAGAAGCAGCCCGTTTAGCACCAACATCATCGGGACTTCAGCCTTTTCGAATAATAGTTGTCGAAAGCCAAGAAATACGTGAGCAATTAATGGCTGGAGCATTAAATCCAGAATGTATGCGCGACTGTTCACACCTACTGGTATTCGCCGCTTGGGATCAATATACAGATGAGCGTATCGATAGCATTTACAACCGTACTACCGAAGAGCGGGATCTACCAGCTGGACGTTTCAATAGCTATACCGACATGATCAAAAAGCTATATGCTTCACAAACTGCAGAAGAACATTTTATACACACTTCAAAGCAGTCTTATATTGGACTGGGTCTTGCCTTGGCACAAGCTGCTGAATTGCGAGTAGACAGCACTCCAGCAGAAGGTTTTGACAACCAAGTGATCGATAAAGTACTTGACTTAGCTAGTTTAGGTTTAAAAAGTGTATCATTGATGTATGTTGGATACCGAGACGAAGAAAAAGATTGGTTAGCACCCATGAAAAAAGTAAGAAATCCATTAGAAGAATTTGCAATTTATAAATAA
- a CDS encoding acyl-CoA dehydrogenase family protein → MLNFLEQSTMTQDFDIFISTFKERLSSLFNHEYDYNKLSLSRDLPPDFLSKIMDMTPLSVAIPESHGGRGVHVKECLGVLAAASYESLSLSLIFGINIALFLEPLAKYGNLSVQEKVFKRFLEDKAMGGLMITEPDFGSDALNMRTSYVQQDDAYHIQGQKHWQGLTGAADYWLVTARKKNENGELTRDIDFFLTEDALEEQKIIVEKRYNSLGLYAIPYGLNHIDIQVPSAQRLTPESTGIKLMLDTLHRSRLQFPGMGMGFIKRMLDEAMQHCQERRVTGMRLNEMDTVKFQLSRLQAAFTLCSAMCAYSTSVSSISHDLSSHGVDANSVKAFVTDLMQESSQICLQLSGANGYRLDHIAGRGVVDSRPFQIFEGSNEMLYTQIAEAIAKLMRKGKENNLLSFLKQYKGTELAAPFFSEILNFNLPDQPKQREMMTIGRIISRVVCFQYVLLINNAGFNDKMTEITRQHIHMDISMFVGQLNSNNTADPLMDYEENADWMKFTSL, encoded by the coding sequence ATGCTTAACTTTTTAGAACAATCAACCATGACCCAAGATTTCGATATTTTCATATCCACTTTTAAGGAAAGATTATCCAGTCTATTTAATCACGAATACGATTACAATAAGCTAAGTCTATCGCGCGATTTGCCACCTGATTTTTTGAGCAAGATCATGGATATGACTCCCCTTTCGGTTGCTATTCCAGAAAGCCATGGTGGCCGTGGTGTTCACGTAAAAGAATGTTTAGGTGTTCTTGCTGCTGCATCCTATGAGTCGTTATCCCTATCGCTCATATTTGGTATCAATATCGCTTTATTCCTTGAACCACTAGCAAAATATGGTAATCTTTCTGTTCAGGAAAAAGTATTCAAGCGATTTTTGGAAGATAAGGCAATGGGTGGTCTGATGATCACAGAGCCTGACTTTGGTAGTGATGCGCTCAATATGCGTACCTCTTACGTACAACAAGATGATGCTTACCATATTCAAGGACAAAAGCATTGGCAAGGCCTGACGGGAGCCGCTGACTATTGGTTGGTTACCGCACGCAAGAAAAATGAAAATGGCGAACTGACGCGCGACATCGATTTCTTCTTAACCGAAGACGCACTTGAAGAACAAAAGATTATCGTCGAAAAACGTTACAATAGTTTAGGTCTGTATGCCATTCCTTATGGGCTGAATCATATTGATATCCAAGTCCCATCGGCACAGCGTTTAACGCCAGAAAGCACTGGTATCAAATTAATGTTGGATACGTTGCACCGCAGTAGGCTTCAGTTTCCGGGCATGGGTATGGGTTTTATCAAGCGTATGCTGGACGAAGCGATGCAGCACTGTCAGGAAAGACGCGTGACAGGTATGCGTTTAAATGAAATGGATACTGTAAAATTCCAATTATCACGTTTACAAGCAGCCTTCACACTCTGTTCGGCCATGTGTGCGTACAGTACCTCCGTCAGTTCAATCAGTCATGACCTTTCCAGCCATGGAGTTGATGCCAATAGCGTAAAAGCATTTGTGACCGATTTGATGCAAGAATCATCACAAATATGTTTGCAGTTGTCAGGAGCAAATGGATATCGATTAGACCACATTGCTGGTCGAGGCGTCGTAGACAGCAGACCTTTCCAGATTTTTGAAGGATCCAATGAAATGCTATACACGCAGATTGCAGAAGCCATCGCAAAATTAATGCGAAAAGGAAAAGAGAATAACCTGTTGTCCTTCTTGAAACAATATAAGGGAACAGAATTAGCTGCGCCATTCTTTTCCGAAATCTTAAACTTCAATCTTCCGGATCAACCCAAACAACGCGAAATGATGACCATAGGAAGAATCATATCACGTGTCGTTTGTTTTCAATACGTTTTATTGATAAACAATGCCGGATTTAACGATAAGATGACCGAGATCACCCGCCAGCATATCCATATGGATATATCGATGTTTGTCGGACAGTTAAACAGCAACAATACGGCAGATCCATTAATGGATTATGAAGAAAATGCCGATTGGATGAAGTTCACATCGCTATAA
- a CDS encoding response regulator, whose protein sequence is MFKKVLIAEDHEIANISVQKTLQELGIQEAKYVYYCDDAWTWIKNALRDGEPYDLLITDLIFEADHNPQRLTGGIELIQAVKVLQPNLKIIVLSAESRTAVIDELFKNRAINGYVRKARRDAQYLKEALHAAQQDKSYQSPEIKQSIREKNSHEFSTLDIHIISLLSQGVRQKEIPFYLQQQQVKPSGLSSVEKRLSLMKEVLEFSKNEQLIAYSKDIGLI, encoded by the coding sequence ATGTTTAAAAAAGTACTCATAGCCGAAGATCACGAAATAGCTAATATTTCGGTTCAAAAAACTCTTCAAGAACTTGGAATTCAAGAGGCTAAATATGTTTATTATTGTGATGATGCATGGACTTGGATTAAAAACGCGCTAAGAGATGGTGAACCTTATGATCTTTTGATCACAGATCTTATTTTTGAAGCGGATCACAACCCTCAACGTTTAACGGGTGGTATTGAACTCATCCAGGCGGTCAAAGTTTTGCAGCCGAATTTGAAAATAATTGTTTTGTCTGCTGAAAGTCGCACTGCGGTCATTGATGAACTGTTTAAAAATCGAGCGATTAATGGCTATGTTCGTAAAGCAAGACGAGATGCACAATATCTCAAAGAGGCACTTCATGCTGCACAGCAGGATAAATCGTATCAATCTCCTGAAATTAAACAGTCGATTCGCGAAAAGAATTCTCACGAATTTAGTACCCTGGATATCCATATTATTTCGCTATTGTCACAAGGTGTTCGCCAAAAAGAAATCCCATTTTATTTGCAACAGCAACAAGTCAAACCTTCGGGATTGAGCAGTGTGGAGAAGCGTCTCAGCTTGATGAAAGAAGTATTGGAGTTTTCAAAAAATGAACAGCTTATTGCTTATTCGAAAGATATCGGGCTGATCTAA
- a CDS encoding ATP-binding protein has translation MPIDNSAYDKAFEYLENGHADSSFYYFNAAKQVFLEQGDSLHVAKCLINMAITQHEKADYFGAQETALQAIPFLDEHKTEHHTFLSMNYNVLGLASFYLKDYPRSIFFYEQAIKYSDNSENTLAYRNNLAVSLMDSKEFTEAQAIYASILKKTNKNSIEYARILANLARIKWKQDPTYPAVHEFLISLRIREKEKDFWGQNASLAYLTEYYEFSKSDSALFFAKKWYNIAKRIESPHDQIKALKKLIKLSPNNSSKYYFQTYNVLNDSIQEARLTAKNQFTMIRYEVEKNKADNLSLQKDNAEKAYNISRQRIWIGAVSVLCLILVVGGGFWYKRRKERLQLEAQNRIKANQLNISRKIHDVVANGLYRVMTEIENREDIDRDGILDRLEMMYEKSRDISYETEEKKPEEQDYHTQIAELLKSFVTENRKVIIAGNDAEQWTRTHADTKEQIHHILQELMVNMRKHSQATNVVIRFDWDADVLRIYYSDNGIGMPKSCAIGNGLTSIGNRIASLNGQINFVNQAEKGFKIEVSIPIL, from the coding sequence GCCATTACACAGCACGAAAAGGCTGATTATTTTGGTGCACAGGAAACAGCATTACAGGCAATCCCTTTTCTTGACGAACACAAAACTGAGCATCATACTTTCTTGAGTATGAATTACAATGTGCTGGGACTTGCTAGCTTTTATCTTAAAGATTATCCGCGGTCTATTTTTTTTTATGAACAGGCAATCAAATATTCTGATAATTCAGAAAACACATTGGCTTATCGCAATAATTTAGCGGTTAGTCTCATGGATAGTAAAGAATTTACCGAGGCTCAAGCAATTTACGCTAGTATATTAAAGAAAACGAATAAAAATTCTATCGAATATGCTCGGATTCTTGCTAATCTTGCACGTATAAAATGGAAACAAGATCCAACTTACCCGGCTGTTCATGAATTTTTAATCTCATTAAGAATCAGAGAAAAAGAAAAGGATTTTTGGGGTCAAAATGCTAGTTTGGCATATCTTACGGAATATTATGAGTTTAGTAAATCAGATTCCGCTTTGTTTTTTGCTAAAAAATGGTACAATATAGCAAAAAGGATAGAAAGCCCACATGATCAAATTAAAGCATTGAAAAAATTAATTAAATTGAGTCCTAATAACTCATCAAAATACTATTTCCAGACCTATAATGTGCTGAATGATAGCATACAGGAAGCTCGTCTTACTGCAAAAAATCAGTTTACCATGATTCGCTATGAGGTTGAAAAGAATAAGGCAGATAATCTAAGTCTTCAAAAAGATAATGCCGAGAAAGCTTATAATATCAGCCGTCAACGTATCTGGATCGGTGCTGTTTCTGTATTATGTTTAATACTAGTTGTAGGAGGGGGATTTTGGTACAAAAGACGTAAAGAGCGACTTCAGCTGGAAGCTCAAAATAGAATCAAAGCCAATCAGCTTAATATCTCCAGGAAAATTCATGATGTGGTGGCCAATGGACTGTATCGGGTAATGACGGAGATTGAAAATAGGGAGGATATCGATCGGGATGGTATACTCGATCGATTGGAAATGATGTACGAGAAATCACGTGATATTTCGTACGAAACCGAAGAAAAAAAACCGGAAGAACAGGATTATCATACCCAAATCGCAGAATTGCTTAAATCTTTTGTGACCGAAAACCGCAAAGTGATTATCGCGGGTAATGATGCTGAACAATGGACGCGCACCCATGCCGATACCAAAGAACAGATCCATCATATCCTTCAGGAATTGATGGTGAATATGCGCAAGCATAGTCAAGCAACAAATGTGGTCATACGCTTTGATTGGGATGCTGATGTATTACGTATTTATTACAGCGATAATGGAATCGGTATGCCAAAATCGTGCGCGATAGGAAATGGTCTAACAAGTATTGGAAATCGTATTGCAAGTTTAAACGGTCAGATTAACTTTGTAAATCAAGCAGAAAAGGGATTTAAAATTGAAGTTTCGATACCTATTCTTTAA
- the aspA gene encoding aspartate ammonia-lyase — MMTSSRIEHDFLGEKEISNDCYYGVQTLRAKENFDITGIPIGSEPLFIQAFGYVKKAAALANRDLGILDPKKAEAIAYACDRLIAGEFTDQFISDLIQGGAGTSTNMNANEVIANLGLEYLGHKKGEYIYLHPNNDVNLSQSTNDAYPTAFRIAVYLKIASFSVALEELQAAFFDKGREFDGILKMGRTQLQDAVPMTLGQEFNAFATTLGEDVLRMREASLLITEVNMGATAIGTGVNAPEGYAQLCVKYLAEISEVPVTLAADLIEATYDTGALVQLSGTMKRNAIKLSKICNDLRLLSSGPRCGLNEINLPAMQPGSSIMPGKVNPVIPEVMNQTCYYVIGADLTVTMAAEAGQLQLNVMEPVIGMALFTSLQYLTKACRTLKDKCVVGITANVEHSKNLVMQSIGIVTQLNPILGYEECSLIAKEALKTGKSIYEIVVIERKLITQAKWEEIYSIENLIHPKFISH, encoded by the coding sequence ATGATGACATCATCTCGAATTGAACATGATTTTTTAGGAGAAAAGGAAATTAGCAACGATTGCTATTATGGTGTACAGACATTGCGCGCCAAGGAGAATTTCGATATTACCGGAATCCCAATCGGTAGTGAACCTCTTTTTATCCAGGCATTTGGTTATGTAAAGAAGGCGGCGGCTTTGGCAAACCGGGATCTGGGAATTTTGGATCCCAAAAAAGCGGAAGCGATCGCTTATGCTTGTGACCGTTTGATCGCAGGTGAATTTACGGATCAGTTTATCAGTGATCTGATACAGGGGGGAGCAGGTACTTCTACCAATATGAATGCCAATGAAGTGATTGCTAATCTAGGACTGGAATACTTGGGGCATAAAAAGGGAGAATATATTTACTTGCATCCCAACAACGATGTCAATTTATCACAGAGTACCAATGATGCTTATCCTACTGCTTTTCGAATTGCGGTATACTTAAAAATTGCCTCCTTTTCTGTTGCTTTGGAAGAATTACAAGCGGCTTTTTTTGATAAAGGAAGAGAATTTGATGGCATTTTAAAAATGGGACGTACGCAATTGCAGGATGCAGTTCCAATGACTCTTGGTCAAGAATTTAATGCTTTTGCAACGACTTTAGGTGAAGATGTTTTGCGCATGCGGGAAGCTTCACTGTTGATCACGGAAGTGAATATGGGAGCTACGGCCATCGGTACGGGTGTAAATGCTCCTGAAGGTTATGCGCAACTTTGTGTCAAGTATCTAGCAGAGATCAGTGAGGTACCGGTGACCCTTGCTGCCGATTTAATAGAGGCGACCTATGACACGGGAGCACTGGTGCAATTGAGTGGCACCATGAAGCGAAATGCCATAAAATTGAGTAAAATATGCAATGACCTCCGTTTGCTGAGTAGCGGACCGCGATGTGGTCTCAATGAAATCAACTTACCTGCTATGCAGCCAGGTTCTTCCATCATGCCTGGAAAGGTTAATCCTGTGATCCCCGAAGTGATGAATCAGACTTGCTATTATGTGATAGGTGCTGATCTTACCGTGACGATGGCAGCAGAGGCTGGGCAATTGCAACTAAATGTGATGGAACCTGTAATAGGGATGGCGCTGTTTACGTCTTTACAGTATTTGACTAAGGCTTGCCGTACATTGAAGGATAAATGTGTCGTCGGAATCACGGCGAATGTGGAGCATAGTAAAAATCTGGTGATGCAAAGTATAGGAATTGTCACGCAATTAAATCCGATCTTAGGTTACGAAGAATGTTCTTTGATCGCGAAAGAGGCCTTGAAAACAGGAAAGTCCATCTATGAAATCGTGGTGATCGAACGGAAGTTGATCACGCAGGCGAAATGGGAAGAAATCTATTCAATTGAAAATTTAATTCACCCTAAATTTATATCACATTGA
- a CDS encoding tetratricopeptide repeat protein, producing the protein MPIDNPAYEKAFEYVNSGNADSAFYYFDAAKLVFLEQGDSLQVAKCLINMAITQKEKGDYFGSQETALQAILFLDEKKPEHQTILGMNFNALGLSTDELYDYPRAIFFYEQAIKYSDDPQNTMVYRNNLANAYLYNKEYEKARKIFDNILHGTHKNPVEYARVLSNLTRVKCKQDSTYVAIHDFQRALQIREHEQDFRGQNSSLAHITEYYEKQNPDSALIFAKRWYDIAKKIESPDDQIRALKTLIKLSPSDSSKYYFSIYNSLNDSLQQARLVAKNQFTMIRYEVEKNKADNLSLQKDNADKAYNISRQRMYTAVISIFSIIVIISGIFWYKRRQERLQLEAQNRIKENQLNISRKIHDVVSNGLYRVMMEIENREDIDQDGILDRLEMMYEKSRDISYETEEAKSEQQDYHIQIAELLKSFVTENRKVIIAGNDAEQWARIHVDTKEQITCILQEFMVNMRKHSQATNVIIRFDWDVDLLRVFYSDNGIGMSDSQVKGNGLTSTGNRIFNLNGKITFVTQAEEGLKIEISMPIL; encoded by the coding sequence ATGCCTATTGATAACCCTGCTTATGAAAAAGCTTTCGAATATGTCAATAGTGGAAATGCAGATAGTGCTTTTTACTATTTTGATGCGGCAAAACTGGTGTTTTTAGAGCAGGGTGATAGTTTGCAAGTTGCAAAGTGTTTAATTAACATGGCCATCACTCAGAAAGAGAAGGGCGATTATTTTGGTTCACAGGAAACAGCACTGCAGGCAATCCTTTTTCTTGATGAGAAAAAACCTGAACATCAAACTATTCTCGGAATGAATTTCAATGCGCTTGGTCTTTCTACGGATGAACTTTATGATTACCCACGTGCTATTTTTTTTTATGAGCAGGCAATTAAATATTCGGATGATCCACAAAATACAATGGTCTATCGTAATAATTTAGCGAATGCCTATCTCTATAATAAAGAGTATGAAAAAGCGCGTAAAATATTTGATAATATCCTCCATGGTACGCATAAAAATCCAGTTGAATATGCACGTGTATTATCAAATCTGACAAGAGTCAAATGCAAGCAGGATTCAACATACGTTGCAATTCATGACTTTCAAAGAGCTTTACAGATCCGTGAGCATGAGCAGGATTTTCGTGGCCAAAATTCAAGTTTAGCACATATTACCGAATATTATGAAAAGCAAAATCCAGATTCGGCTTTAATATTTGCTAAAAGATGGTATGATATCGCTAAAAAAATAGAAAGTCCTGATGATCAAATTAGGGCTTTAAAAACATTAATAAAATTAAGTCCCAGCGATTCTTCGAAATATTATTTTAGTATTTATAATAGCCTGAACGACAGTTTACAGCAAGCAAGACTTGTTGCTAAAAATCAGTTTACCATGATTCGGTATGAGGTTGAAAAAAATAAGGCGGATAATCTGAGTCTTCAAAAAGATAATGCCGATAAAGCTTATAATATCAGTCGCCAGCGTATGTATACGGCAGTAATTTCCATATTTTCTATTATTGTGATCATTTCGGGAATATTTTGGTATAAAAGACGTCAGGAGCGACTTCAATTGGAAGCTCAAAATAGAATCAAAGAAAATCAGCTTAATATCTCCAGGAAAATTCATGATGTGGTGTCCAATGGATTGTATCGGGTAATGATGGAGATTGAAAATAGGGAGGATATCGATCAGGATGGTATACTCGACCGATTAGAAATGATGTACGAGAAATCACGTGATATCTCCTACGAAACCGAAGAAGCGAAATCTGAACAACAGGATTATCATATCCAGATTGCTGAATTGCTTAAATCTTTTGTGACCGAAAACCGGAAAGTGATTATCGCAGGTAATGATGCCGAACAATGGGCGCGCATCCATGTCGATACCAAAGAGCAGATCACTTGTATATTACAAGAGTTTATGGTAAATATGCGCAAACATAGTCAAGCAACAAATGTGATCATTCGCTTTGATTGGGATGTTGACTTATTACGTGTTTTTTACAGCGATAATGGAATTGGCATGTCCGATTCGCAGGTCAAAGGCAACGGTCTTACTAGTACGGGAAACCGTATTTTCAATTTAAATGGCAAGATTACCTTTGTAACTCAAGCAGAAGAGGGATTAAAAATTGAAATTTCGATGCCTATTCTATAA